The nucleotide sequence AGTTGGACAGGTGGTCACGGCTCGTCTCTCCTCCGTCCCTCGCCTTGTCCTCTTCCTCCGGCCTTCCCTTTCGTGCGCTACAGAGCAAAGACAAAAAGCTTTCCCCCTCCACACGAGAGATGTTTCATTCATACATGCTACTAAAACGGATCCTGGTGCCATGACGCTAAACTTTCTTATCCTCCACGTCATTCCATTCGCCTTCTGTTAGGTTTCTACCGTTTGACAGCCCTGACATACGGGTCCGATCAGTGATAATGTCCAGAATATCCTTCCCTCATAACCCtatcctctccctttctctctccgGCCAGTGGGGCCAAGCTGCAAGTGACCCAGTCACCGTCTTCCTCCTCATCCTTTCATCTTCATCTACCTGCGCGTCGTCGTGGTAGAGGAAGCTGTTCTTTCGCACGCGGCCGTCGCACCGCCATCCCTCTCACGCCATGAAACCAAAAAAATCCCGCGCGGCCTCCCGAGCCCCCCCTCCTCGCTCCCCTCGCGCTGCGCCGCTCCATGCCCCCATGGATCCACAGGCGGAGGCGGGCGCGGCGACGGTGCTGGGCGCTGACCCGGCGGCGCTAACGGCGCTGCTGGCGGACCTCACCGCCTCGGCCAACGAGGCACGGTCGCGGGCGGAGCAGCAGTTCCACGCCCTTCGTGGGTCCCACCCGGACACGCTCGCGCTGAGCCTCGCGCACCTGCTGCTCTCCCCGGCGCACCCCTCCGCGCCCATCGCCGCCGTGCTGCTACGCCGCCTCATCGCCCCATCATCCCAGTCCTTCGTCTACCTCGTGCTGTCGCCCGCCACGCAGTCCTCGCTCCACGCGCTGCTCCTCTCGGCCGCCTCCACGCCTACGCTCCCTAGGTCCGTCTCTAGGAAGCTCTCcgacgccgtcgtcgagctcgcctCCTTCCTCCTGCCCGCCAACGCGTGGCCAGACCTACTCAGTTTCCTGTACAAGTCCATCGATTCCCCGTCCTCCCTGCCGGGACTGCAGGAGTCGGCGCTCAACATCCTAGCCTGCAAGGCCTCCCACCTTGCAGCCAGCTTTCCCAACCTCCACGGGCTCCTCCTCGCCGCGCTCTCCCACTCTTCTTCCGCCGACGTGCGCGTTGCAGGGCTCAACACGACCATCAGCCTCATCCAGTCCCTTCCTTCTGCCGCCATAGTGCGGGCACCCCGCCCCACCCCCGTGGCTGCGCGGGCCGTCCTGCGAGAAGAGCAGGGCTAGAGCCCCACGACCGCAGCAGTCGTCCACGAGGTGCTCGCGCGTGAGATGGCCGGACACCGCGAGCGAGCCGACGAGgatgacttggagaaggcttatgacaaaataccaagaaatgttatgtggtgagctttggacaaacataaagtcccaacgaagtacatcgggctcattaaggatatgtacaacaatgttgtgactagtgttcgaacaagtgatggagacacggatgacttccccattatgataggactacatcaagggtcaactTTGAGCCTTTATTTGTTtgtcttagtgatggatgaggtcacaagggacatacaaggggatatcccttggtgtatgcttttcacggacgatgtagtgctagttgatgaaagtcggacatgagtgaatcagaaactgaagttatggcgggagactttggagtctaaACGTTTTAGACTcaatagaactaaaactgagtatatgagatatgacttcggcactactactcggaaggagaaagatattagtttggaaggtcaagtagtgcataGGAATGATatcttttgatatttaggatcaatgctacagagagacggggatattgatgaagatgttagccatagaatcaaagcagggtggatgaagtgacgcCAAGCATCtgatgtcctatgtgacaaaagggtaccacagaagctaaaaagtaagttttataggacgacgattagacctgctctGTTGTGtggtgtagaatgttggcctacaaaaagatGACATGTTTAATAGATAAGTGTTGCGGAAATGCGTATAttgcgttggatttacggtcatacaaaAAGTGATCGAATTCGGAATGataatatacgtgatagattatggATAGCACCAATTGaaagaaaaacttgtccaacaccggttgagatggtttggacatatccaacggagacctccggAGGTACCGGTGCATAGTAAAATCTCAAGTCAGGATAATAACGTGAAGAGAGATAGAGGAAGACCAAAATTAACTTAGGTAGAggtaataaaaggagacttgaaataaTGTAATATATCCAAAGagttagccttagataggagtatttgaaaaatatatattcatgtgtctaaaccttgattgcttctgctgagttttaactctagcctacttGTATTTGTTTGGGGCTTAAAGCCTTTATTGTTGCTCTCGTCTTCGTCGTCGTGGTATTAAAATCCATATAAACTTTTGAGTGGTATATAGGAACGAAGCATCAGAGGAAAGGCACGAGGGAAAAGCCtcccgtccccccccccccccccccccccccccccgcgcgcgtAGAACCCCCAGCGCCCGCGGCACCCATCACACGCGCATCACGCCACCAGCGACCCGCGAGCACCCATGGCGAAGGGAGGTGGAGGCCAGCGCGAGGGTAGCGCCCTGAAGACGGCGGTGATCGTCGCCGGGGGGCTCGCGCTCGCATGGGTCACAGTGGAGACCGCCTTCAGGCCCTTCATGGACCGCCTCCGCGCCGCCGTCTCCCGCTCCACCGACACCGCCCGCGACCCCCGACCAGGAGGAGGCCCCAGCGCCTGCCGCTGCGGCCGAGGCGGAGGAGGAGAAGGCGCCCGCACCAGCGGAGCCGTCCGCGCCGCCGGCcccggccgaggtggaggagaagGTGGACGAGTTGGAGGAGAAGGTggaggaggccgccgccgccgccgccgaaggcCGAGTGAAGGGGATGGCGACATGACAACCTGTCTGTTTGCTCTTCTGAATAGTATGCTGTTGGTCCTGTGAATCTGTTCTGTGATTTTGGAACCTGTCGCTGTTATGGATAGTGCAAAGTTTGGACTATAATTTCAGTGAGTTTAGCAGTAAGGTTGCGTTAGTTTTTGGCTTTGGTACCATTTAGTTCACGTCGTTGATGGTTTGATGTGATGATATGTGTGTTTAAATGTTTATTGAACTGCTGACTACTTGATTATGATATTTGCCAACTATTTCTTAGTTAAAATAGCGGTTGCTTTGTCTTTTGCAGCATCAGGTGCTCTAGTCATTTCATATCATTATTATGCTAATATAATATGATTGTGTGTTATAAATCCCTATTTTGAACTTCCTTATATCATTTTTCCATCTGGCGCTAAGAATGCTAGTGTTTTATTTGCTGTGCATCGGTAATTTGTTTGCACCGTCGATTGTCTTCCATACTATCAGGTAGGCAGTCCTGGGTGTAGCTTATCTTTACTCAATATTACTATGTTAGTCTTTAACCCTGTTTCTGTATTTTGTTCCTTTTGCCATGCATCATGGATGATGCAATTTGTAAAAATTGAATTCTGATATCTATCCACATTTATTTCTAAGCTTAGGTCACCTGTTTGATTTCTggtaatattagttttattacaTGTTATTGATGTGATCCTttggaagggcgggcctggtgcaagcggtagagtcttaccgcctgtgaccggaaggtcccgggtttgagtcgcggtctcctcgcgttgcacatgcgagggtaaggcttgccactaacacccttccccagatcccgcacagagtgggagctctctgcactgggtacgcccttttttttattGATGTGATCCTTTATTGATGCTTGGAGTTGGGTTTCCGTTTTTCATTGCAAGTTGACCTACCAGAGGTTATAAAGCATATAGCACTAGTGTGCAGAGGATGATGGAGCGATCAAATTTCATATAAATTGCTAACAGTGCAATGTTATACATGTGAAACCACAACACAAGTAATGCCTGATCACCGCAGTTTCAATTTTCATGCACAGGGCCAGGGCATGTCCAGAAAAAAAGGAGCAGGGGCATGCTAGCCGAAGCTAGTTTCGCACTAGCTGAGAGCCTTATGATTAATGCGAAGCAGGGTCATCTATGGTGGAAATTTGTGATACTATGTGGGCCAAGAATTAAGTGAGAATCTGGGCGCCTGCTTGGTTGACTGTAGTTCCACCCCTTATGATGTTCAGATAATTAGTGACATAATCCACATTCAGTACTAAGCTTAGTTCACCTGTTTGATTGTTGGTTATAGTAGTTTATTACATGTTATTGATGTGATCCTTTATTGATGCTTGGAAATAGGCTTCTGTTTTTCCTTGCAAGTTGACGCACCAGAGGTTAGAAAGCATGTAGCACtagtgtgtagaggatgatggggCGATCAAATTTCATGTAAATTGCTAACAGTGCAATGTTATACATGTGAAATCACAGCACAAGTAATGCCTGATTACTGCAGTTTCATGCACAGGGCCAGGGGGCCCCAGCAAGAATACTGAGCATGGGCATGCTATCCAAAGCTAGTTTAGCACTAGCTGAGGGCCTTATGATTGTGCGAAGCAGGGACACCTATGGTGGAAATTTGTGATTTACTATGGGCATGGGGGACAAGAATTAAGTGAGGTTCTGTGCTGCCCCTTCTGGGGTGACTGTAGGTCCGCCCCTACACAGGGCATAGATTGTTAGTAGAACATATGGAATTTAAAACAATTGTTTCATGATGTACGGACAACTAGTGTGAGAATCCATACTGTACTTGCTTCTTAGGAGTATGTCATTATATGTGCCAGGGCAAAGTAGTCATGTTATTTCACACACGACATTGAACTTTGAAATGGAACCTAGCTTATTATAGTAAGATTATAGTTTCTCTCTGTGAACTTCCTGTGGTATATTTGATTGCGTCAGATATGACATCTATACATGCATATTAGGTCATTTTATGATCATATTTAATATTCAGTAATTGCATTCATACAATCATACCATAAGCTTATAGCTTCATACATAATGCATAGTGCATAAATGGCATATCTGGAATTAAAATTTCTGGACTATTACATTTCTACGAAGTTGCAGCATTTCTGCCTTTACAGCAAGTTTATAGATGTTAATACAAGCAGCAGATTGTAGAAGCGACCAAGCAATATGTATAAAAATGCTAGATGTTAAATTTTGAAATTGAAGTGACACTGTTTTAGCGAGTAGTAATTGGCCTCCCTAGTTCTTCCTGCAATCCAGTTGTGTTGGATGTGGTGTCAAAGCACAGGTAAGGTTATGTTATTAACATTTCCAAGATTCATGCATGCATAGTTTAATATCTCTCTGATGAACAACTCTGTTGCTCACTTTTTGCCGAACCTATAATATTTCTGCATTTACTCAGGCATTCATGTGTCACATTGTGTTATATGCTAAACAATATTGAAAATAAAGTAGTACGTCTTGTTGTGTTAAACCAGGTAAGATTATCAGTGTTGTTAATTAATTAAGCAACACGATTGAGATTCATGTTGGTAAGAAAGTTGGATACCAATTATCGTTGTTTCATATCATCTGGTATACTCGTATTAGTCGTATAGACTGATCACATGTTATTGCTGTTTTCCAAGCTGGTGTGTCTATTTGATTAGAGGAATTCTAGAGATTTTCTTGTGTTCTCCATTCCTTTATTTGTAATTCTTTATGCTGGGAGATAGGCACTTGCTTCAGGCGATGGAATCCTGGCTAGTTTTTGATTCTGCATAGTACTTCTTTTTTTTCTCTTCAATGCTGTTTCTATGCTTGCTCCCCCCTTCCCTCAAACATGATGCTTGGTCCCTTCTTGCTATCTGCCATGGATGATGCGCATGCAAACTCTAATATCAGTACCGCATTTAGTACTAAGTTCAGCTTGCATGTGTTTTTGCTGTCTATGTTTGTGCTGTGTTCATGCTATTTATGTGATCCTTTGTGTTTATACATGTTATTGATGCTTGGAAATGTTTACATTGCAAGTTCATCTACCAGAGGCTAGAAAGGATGCAATACTAATGTGCCAGGGGAAAGCAGGCAATGTTATTAGGATGCAGCACACGCTGGTCATTGAAGTTTGAAAGTTGAAACAAAAGTAATTATAATAATGCTTATAGTCTGCTACTGCGAACTTTCTGTGCATATTTTCTTGTTTGATATGACATCCATAGGTAGTAAATATTAGGTCATTGCATGCTTACGTTTTAGCTTCATGCGCAACACATAGTTCATTAATGTCATATCTGGAATTAAACTTCCTGTAGTACTGCATCAAAAGATGACTTTAGGACAGGATAATTAGTGCAAATTTGCATTGATTATCCTGCCTAATGCCATCTTTTGATGACTGGAGGACTATTTACATTTTGCTAAAGCTGTGACGGTTTCTACTTTTACCGCACTTATAAATGTAAATAGAAAGCAGCCGATTGTAGTCCAATCAGTAAATGCTAGATGTTAAATTTTGAAATTGAACTGGCATTTTTTTGGTAAACTAATAAGTAGTAATTGGTCTCTTGAGTTTGTGTAATGCATTTAGAAGTGCTGGATGTGGCATCAAATCACAGGTAAGGCTATGCTATTAACATGGTTATGTCGTAGCTTCAGGCTTCATGCGCTATGATCTCTCTCTATGATTGATCAACTCTATTACTAAGTTTTGGTGAAGTTGTAATATATCCGCATTTACACTTATTATATGTGGAAACCTTTTGTGCTACATCATTTTTTGTGTTACATCATGCATGATGAACATTGTGTTACATACTAATATATCCAAATTCACTCTTCTTTACACGCAGATATGTAGTTTTGTTGTGTTGAACTAAGTAAAGAATCTCAATGTTGTCACTTGATTAAGCAACAAGGTTCAGACTCGAGTTCATACAAAATTTTGCTGAAAAGTATGGTTATCCATTGGTGGCATCCTCTTCCTCTGATATGGGTGTTGTTATCATACATCTTCTGTTTCAGTTTCTACTGTCACCATTTTGTTTTAGCTTGTCAGCTTCTACGTCCTACTTGATGCACACTTCACTTGTCCAGTTTCTACTGTTGGCATTTTGCTTTAGCACATATCCGGTGATTTTACTTCCTGGCTGATGCACACTTCACTTGTATCTTTTGCACATGATTTGACAGTTATATGTTGATCTCTGAAACTTAACTACTGCAGGCTTTAGATGCAGAACTCTATGTTTGAATTGTTGCACAGTTATTTGTGGCATCAGGAACACAGAAATGTTCAGTTGGTAGCATAATTGTTTCACAGGATATCTAGTTTATTTATATACTCAGCCTAAAACCAACATAGATGTAATCTTAACTATTAAAACTTCGACACTTTGTTGGTGATTTTGGCATTATTTAGCATAGATGATCATTCtagcttttttaaaaaaaaaaaaaaaaaactcaagtaGAACTGCTATTGTAAACCTAATCATTCACTGCTTTCATGGTGTGGTAGCTGATATATTTTTTTGGTTTATATTAACAACTTGTATGGTTCCATAGGAAATGAATAACAATTTTTTGTGGTGAAACTACTAAGGGCTTGTTTGAATGTAGCCCAGGTGCATCCAACGCCTGGGACAGTCAAGATTCTCATGTCTTCATCCAAACAGCCTTCAGTGTCGTGTCAATTCCCTAGAAGATGGACAGTGGCCTTGTGGTTGTGGCTGATTACTGCTTGCTAAAAACATCTACTGCGCCGTAAATCACAAGGGACCATCACAAGCATAAGATAATTTGTTGATTCGACTTATTTGATTTCCATGTAGAAAGCGGACAATTGTTATTTTTTGCCTTGTCTGTTCATCACAtagggatttttttttaattttaacactttttgaaaactaattttaattcTAACACTgtctttttttttaaactaacacttttggccgcgtttATTGccttggcgcggccaaatgcatgtgccgcgccatgcatggtggcgcggcagcgggcAGACGTGACGACGACCGGAATCGCGACCGGTGatgtggcagggctctgccgcgcagcatggcgcggcagggccaaataaatatcgcgagcgagcccgCCCGCATGCACCATCGCCCGCCGCCAGCTGCAtgcgccccgccgccgcgcagcgcccgccgCTGGCACGCGCTCGTGCCCGACCACGCTGTGCCCGCCCGCCCACGCtgcgcccggccactcccgccgcgcagcgcccgcgccggccgcgccacgaacgccggcgcgtcaaggccgtccgctcctaaggtacctccctctcgatttcatgttattttgattattattgttttaggataattagtgatttatggtaatttatgatagttagagttttatgattgttattgatttatgatagtttgtcaaatttaggatagttagtgatttaggatagttaggttagtgaatttgcttgtgatttacgtaggtagtttttaggtttgaggttgtgtgttctagtatagttaggattttgggtttatggattgattaggtatttattatttagtttata is from Miscanthus floridulus cultivar M001 chromosome 7, ASM1932011v1, whole genome shotgun sequence and encodes:
- the LOC136466063 gene encoding uncharacterized protein, which codes for MDPQAEAGAATVLGADPAALTALLADLTASANEARSRAEQQFHALRGSHPDTLALSLAHLLLSPAHPSAPIAAVLLRRLIAPSSQSFVYLVLSPATQSSLHALLLSAASTPTLPRSVSRKLSDAVVELASFLLPANAWPDLLSFLYKSIDSPSSLPGLQESALNILACKASHLAASFPNLHGLLLAALSHSSSADVRVAGLNTTISLIQSLPSAAIVRAPRPTPVAARAVLREEQG